A window from Bufo bufo chromosome 1, aBufBuf1.1, whole genome shotgun sequence encodes these proteins:
- the LOC120988807 gene encoding extracellular calcium-sensing receptor-like: MQVWIMGEEKEISLVLHIWYKDNRGSIEKKSENWIFTTLERMTITLPKVMWTMVFCQLIPVFHSNDHSCRLDVKQLESLSQSGDIMFGAMLPLHLDKVYQRVSFQQRPPMTTCTMFHLETYQQIQVLIFAVQEINNNINILPNMTVGFQVYDSCNVLHFDLRGALQILTGSSTAIPNYRCVQDNLLSGFIGPAVSTHSILLAHILGLYKYPQISHFSTSRLLSDRTKFPSFFRTVPNDIFQSQGLAKLVLYFGWTWVGLVAVDNDYGQQGIQVVKHEITKAGACVAFTENILISQADRNAPHVVKTIKESTVKVVIIFSTELDLAPILEEMIKQNISGKSFVASEGWSTSTLFSYKKFSQLLPGTIGLSFFSGMIPEFQEFISKVHPLMSLGQTSANLFWKDTFGCTLIDNLTHISSLEGLQKQCSGTETLRSVQNSYIDVSNLRTTNKVYLAVHVLAKALEELRRCRDNTLLLQRGMCIDIRNFKPWQLLRYLKRVRMTLNSGKQFYFDENGDPPAVYDIVNWQLSPEGTLLQVRVGSYDTTAPDGQVFTINSSALVWVPPSVCSESCPPGFRKAHIKGQPVCCFECVGCSQGEISNYTDAVDCFKCPKDRWPNPQKSQCLQKPIDYLSFEEPLGTTLMISSTASSLIPSLILRLFIKHKNSPIVKANNLSLSCLLLTSLSLCFLCSLVFIGYPISEKCLLRQVAFGLVFTLCISCILAKTILVVFVFMATRPGTSLKKWASPQVTYLIIAMCFSIQLIFCITWLSLTPPFPQYNFQVQSIIIAECNEGSPIAFWIMLGYLFLLATISFIVAFLARRLPDTFNEAQFITFSMMAFLSVWISYIPASLSAQGKYTIAMEIFGILASSWALVICMFLPKCFILLFRPQKNTREYLMKSKFALKAV, encoded by the exons ATGCAAGTTTGGATCATGGGAGAAGAAAAAGAGATATCGTTGGTGCTACAtatctggtacaaagacaatagaGGATCAATAGAAAAAAAATCGGAGAACT GGATCTTCACCACTCTTGAAAGGATGACAATCACTttaccaaaagtcatgtggaccatGGTCTTTTGCCAACTCATTCCAGTTTTTCATTCTAATGATCATAGTTGTAGGTTGGACGTCAAGCAGTTGGAAAGCTTATCACAAAGTGGAGATATTATGTTCGGAGCCATGTTGCCTCTTCATTTGGACAAGGTTTACCAACGTGTTTCTTTTCAACAAAGACCACCGATGACTACCTGTACAAT GTTTCACCTAGAAACTTATCAGCAAATCCAAGTTCTGATCTTTGCCGTGCAAGAGATAAACAATAACATCAATATTCTACCCAACATGACAGTGGGGTTCCAGGTCTATGACTCTTGCAATGTGCTTCATTTTGATTTAAGGGgtgccttacaaatactgactgGATCCAGCACAGCCATCCCTAACTACAGATGTGTCCAGGATAATCTTCTTTCTGGTTTCATTGGACCTGCTGTCTCTACTCACTCCATTCTTCTAGCTCACATCTTGGGACTGTACAAATATCCTCAG ATCAGTCATTTTTCTACTAGTCGTCTTCTGAGTGACAGGACAAAATTTCCATCTTTCTTCAGAACAGTTCCTAATGATATCTTTCAGTCCCAAGGTCTGGCCAAGCTTGTGTTGTATTTTGGATGGACTTGGGTAGGTCTTGTGGCTGTTGATAATGATTATGGGCAGCAGGGAATACAGGTGGTCAAGCATGAGATAACCAAAGCAGGAGCTTGTGTGGCTTTCACAGAAAATATTTTAATAAGTCAAGCAGACCGAAATGCTCCACATGTAGTGAAGACAATAAAGGAATCAACTGTAAAGGTGGTGATTATTTTTTCCACTGAACTTGACCTGGCTCCCATTTTGGAAGAAATGATCAAGCAGAACATTTCAGGGAAAAGCTTTGTAGCTAGTGAAGGATGGTCCACATCAACCCTATTTTCGTATAAGAAATTTTCACAGCTTCTACCTGGTACCATTGGATTGTCCTTTTTCAGTGGTATGATTCCGGAATTTCAAGAATTTATTTCTAAAGTCCATCCATTAATGTCTTTAGGACAGACTTCAGCAAACTTGTTTTGGAAAGACACATTTGGTTGTACCCTTATAGACAACCTAACTCATATAAGTTCTTTAGAGGGTCTACAAAAACAATGCAGCGGGACAGAAACTCTACGTAGTGTCCAGAACAGCTACATTGATGTTTCTAACTTAAGGACTACCAACAAAGTTTACCTTGCAGTTCATGTTTTAGCCAAAGCTCTGGAAGAGCTTAGAAGATGCAGGGATAATACATTATTATTGCAGAGAGGCATGTGTATAGATATTCGGAATTTCAAACCATGGCAG CTTTTACGCTATTTGAAAAGGGTAAGAATGACTCTGAACAGTGGGAAACAATTCTACTTTGATGAGAATGGGGACCCTCCAGCAGTCTACGACATTGTGAACTGGCAATTAAGCCCAGAAGGAACCTTGCTCCAGGTCAGAGTTGGGAGTTACGATACGACTGCTCCAGATGGCCAGGTGTTTACCATCAACTCAAGTGCCCTAGTATGG GTTCCTCCCTCTGTCTGCAGTGAAAGTTGTCCACCAGGATTCAGAAAAGCTCATATAAAAGGACAACCTGTTTGTTGTTTTGAATGTGTTGGTTGTTCACAAGGAGAGATCTCAAATTATACTG ATGCCGTTGATTGCTTCAAATGTCCAAAGGACAGGTGGCCAAATCCTCAGAAATCCCAGTGCCTTCAAAAGCCTATAGACTATCTGTCCTTTGAAGAACCATTGGGTACCACCTTGATGATTTCCAGCACTGCATCATCTTTAATCCCTAGTTTGATTTTGAGACTGTTCATCAAGCATAAAAACAGCCCAATAGTTAAAGCCAACAACTTGTCTTTAAGTTGTCTTCTTCTGACATCTTTGTCCTTGTGTTTCCTCTGTTCCTTAGTTTTCATTGGTTACCCTATATCTGAAAAATGTCTATTGCGCCAAGTTGCATTTGGCCTAGTTTTCACGTTATGCATCTCCTGCATCTTAGCTAAAACCATTTTGGTTGTCTTTGTATTCATGGCTACCAGACCAGGAACTAGTTTGAAGAAATGGGCAAGTCCTCAAGTAACCTACTTGATTATTGCTATGTGTTTTTCAATTCAGTTGATATTTTGCATTACCTGGCTATCTCTCACCCCTCCATTCCCACAATATAACTTTCAAGTGCAATCCATTATCATTGCTGAGTGCAATGAAGGCTCACCCATTGCCTTCTGGATCATGTTAGGTTATCTCTTCCTTCTAGCCACTATAAGTTTTATTGTTGCCTTCTTGGCTCGTAGACTTCCTGATACCTTCAATGAAGCCCAGTTTATTACATTCAGCATGATGGCCTTCCTTAGTGTCTGGATATCTTATATTCCAGCCTCTTTAAGTGCCCAAGGCAAATACACCATAGCAATGGAAATTTTTGGTATCCTTGCCTCCAGTTGGGCTCTTGTCATCTGCATGTTTCTTCCTAAATGCTTCATATTATTGTTCAGACCTCAGAAGAACACTAGAGAATATCTAATGAAATCAAAATTTGCTCTAAAAGCTGTGTAG